One window from the genome of Methylomarinovum caldicuralii encodes:
- the nhaR gene encoding transcriptional activator NhaR yields MQLNYKHLHYFWVTAQESSLTRAAERLHVTPQTICSQIQALEERLGVKLLQREGRGLTVTDTGRTVFRYADRIFSLGEEMAEVVRRQVTVEPRHFHVGVTDFLPKLMAYRLLRPLLMLEEPFRIHCHEGGMAQLAAGLAARRLDLVLSDRPLTSESPVRAESRRLGSCGVSFLARGDLVRRHRRGFPRSLDGAPMLMATADAVIRGRLLGWFETLGIHPQVVAEFDDSALMKVFGQAGVGIFCAPTLVEAEICRQHQVEVVGRTREVEECFYAISLTQRSSHPAIQVISQAVLETGAPPE; encoded by the coding sequence GTGCAGCTGAATTACAAGCACCTGCATTATTTCTGGGTCACCGCCCAGGAGTCCAGCCTGACCCGGGCCGCCGAGCGCCTTCACGTCACGCCGCAGACCATCTGCAGCCAGATTCAGGCGCTGGAGGAACGCCTCGGCGTCAAGCTGCTGCAGCGCGAGGGGCGGGGACTGACCGTGACCGACACGGGGCGCACGGTGTTCCGTTACGCGGACCGGATTTTCTCGCTCGGGGAGGAGATGGCCGAGGTGGTGCGGCGTCAGGTGACGGTCGAGCCCCGGCATTTTCACGTCGGCGTCACCGATTTCCTGCCCAAGCTGATGGCCTACCGCCTGCTGCGTCCGCTCCTGATGCTGGAGGAGCCGTTCCGCATCCACTGCCACGAGGGGGGGATGGCGCAGCTGGCCGCGGGCCTGGCCGCCCGTCGCCTCGATCTGGTGCTCAGCGACCGGCCGCTGACCTCGGAATCGCCGGTGCGCGCCGAAAGCCGCCGGCTGGGGAGTTGTGGTGTCAGCTTTCTCGCCCGCGGCGACCTGGTCCGCCGCCATCGCCGCGGTTTCCCCCGCTCCCTGGACGGTGCCCCGATGCTGATGGCGACCGCCGATGCGGTGATCCGCGGACGCCTGTTGGGCTGGTTCGAAACCCTGGGGATCCATCCCCAGGTGGTGGCCGAATTCGACGACAGCGCCCTGATGAAGGTGTTCGGCCAGGCGGGTGTGGGCATCTTCTGCGCCCCGACCCTGGTCGAGGCGGAGATCTGTCGCCAGCACCAGGTGGAGGTGGTCGGGCGCACCCGTGAGGTGGAGGAGTGCTTTTACGCCATTTCTCTGACGCAGCGCTCGAGCCACCCGGCGATCCAGGTCATTTCCCAGGCGGTTCTGGAAACCGGCGCGCCGCCCGAATGA